The window TCTTGGCTTCTCAATGCTTTTACACCCGACTGGGTGATGCCGGTAGCCTGCACACATGTCCGAGTAAGATAAGTTTTATGCTGTGTCCCGGCTAGCCCTTTATTCGGTGCGTTTGTGCCCGGATGCCCCCGTGAGTAATCTTATGATCAGGCTACTAAAGTGGAACGGGGAGATGTTCCTTGCCCGGGGTGGTTCATGCCGGCTATACTCTAGTCagagtattattagtattgtgccTTTCCAAGACAGATCGTTATGCGTATCATTACCCTTATTCTTTTTTTTGTTGCTATTGTTGCTTCTCCTAAAAATGGTGGATGCTCTaactaatgaagaagaagaagcagCAAGATGGGGCcactctaaatatatttttagttttaaaaaggaGAAACATATTGGCCCAATATTTTCTCTACAATGGCCCAAATTTTTTTCTCCACTTTGGATAATACGTATTGGCTCAATTTTTTCCCCAcattattttaatttaataataaggttgcaaaagacgtgagagagacggtcgggtcctaaaaaaggtcgagacggacgttgatcaaagttgacttttaaatatatataagtatataaatgtatatatgtatgcatattttAAAGTCAAAATCTTTAATTGGCTAAATTATACCCATAATCGCTAACACCGTTAATTTTAAacaaaaaattcaaactaaaatacgacaaatttgaccgattttaccgactttctggctttttcgaattttgacagactttgacccaatttttttttaacttttacccgaattttgaccgttaactgttatattagacggttttcttcgagacgggacgaGCTAGCCACCAAACcgtcgcaacgggcgtcgcaacggctcgagacggggtcTTTTACAATAGAGGTTAATAATATAAGAAactttaatttaataattatttaaatttacaaaactattattttaaattactaatttttattaaataatgtattaattttatataataaaatgtaaaaataaaaaaactggTGGACCCTACTTAAATTTGACACAAAAATTTGACACAAGGGTTAAGGGGGTCAAATTTTGACATTGCCATGTCAAAGACAGATTTCACTTTTTGACCAAAAAGTACACCATTTACATGTGACGTCATAAGCAGGGTTAATGGTGGTCTCAGTAGCAAACATCAAGTCATTCAATATGTACAACAAAATATAGCAtctatacctggcaaacgggtcgaTATGGGTCGGACTGGGTCAAAGATAAAATGCGTTTGGGTTGAAACGTgtcatgggtcaaaatgggttgaaaTTAAAACGGATCGAACGGATTGGGTCGAGACCTGGGTCGAGTAGTAACATTTTTCTTATTTGTATTTTTTGATGTATCTCTTCTGAACACGCGCCTCAAAAAAGGCGCGTAGAAATATGCGGGTCGAAAACGCGCGTAAAAACATTAAACAAAAACGCATgtcgaaaaagcgcgtcgaaatcgGGCGCCGAAAACGTGCCTCGAAACCAGGAGCAGAAAACGGGCGCCGAAAACGCGACATGAAAAAAGGGACCGAAAACGCACGCCAAAACTGGGCGTTGAAACCGTGCATCAAAAACGTGCGTCGAGACCGGGAGAAAAAACCAGGCGTCGGAAAACGCGCGTCGAAAACCAGGGGTCGAAAGCACGCGCTGAAACCGGACGCTAAAAACGCAAATCAGAAACGCCCGCTGAAAACGCGTGCTGAAAAAGCGTGTCGAAAAAGCGGTTCGAAACGGCTAGTCGAAAACGGGCGTCGAAAATGCGCCTCGAAAACGGGCTTCAAAAACGCGCCTTTAAACCGGGCGTTGAAAACGCGCGCCGAAACCAGACACCGAAAACGGACGTCGAAAACTGGCACCGAAAGTGGGTGCCGAAAACGCGCGTCGAAAATGAACGCCAAAAAAGGGCGCAGAAAACGGGGGTCGAAACCGGGCGCCGAAAACGCGCACCGAAACCGGACGCCAATCACGGGCGCCAAAAACGCGCGTCGAAAACGCGGGTCAAAACCGGGTGCGAAACGCGCGTCGAAAAAGCGGGTCGAACAGACGGTCGTAACCGGGCATCGAAAATGCTCGTCGAAAACGGGCGTCGAAAACGCGCCTCGAAACCAGGGTCGAAAACGCGCGTCGAAAACAGACACCTAAAACACGCGCGCGAAACCGTGcccgaaaacgcgcgccgaaaccGCGGGTCGATACCGGGCGCTGAAACGCACATCGAAAACATCTGTCGAAAAGCGGGTCTAAACGGCCAGTCGTAACAGGGCGTCGAAAAAGCGCCTCGAAACCGGGCGTCAAACTGAATATGCGCGCCGAATACACGCGCTGAAAACGGGAGTCGAAAACGCGCTTCGAAAAATGCGCATCGAAAAACGCGCCTTGAAATCGCATGTCGAATATTAGCAACACACTACCTACGAAAActaacatttgttgcaaaatgccGCCGCAACGTGACCACTACACTAGTTTATACACTGTAACAAATGGAAAATGATATTTCCACCATCCAAATTATTTCTTCCGCTAAACATATGCATTATTTCGTTGTACAATACAACTAATTATTATACAGTTTATGGTGGAACGAATAAATTGGATGGTGGATAAACCTGAAATATTCTACTCTATAAAATATCTTACGGTAAAAGGTTTAAATTGTTGAATCCAATAATTGGAGACAAATCAGCATCTGATATGATATGATATATCCCCACACAGTCACTCACTCTATCCAATTGTGATGACTGAGGTCACTTGACATGTCAGGCGTGACTTGCAGAATCAAAAAAAGTAGGGAGTGGTAACATAATATGTCAGTTAgtgtgttaaaataataattataattattatatttaatacattATTCCTTTCAaaaagaaaagtaaaaaaaaaaagaaaacctcGTGGCATGGCAACTGACATAGGGTGACTTGCCCCAGTGAAGTTCAAGGGTAGTGGGTAAGTGACTACCACCACTCTCCCTCACTCATACAATCAATCCCCTTTTTTCCAAACTTCCACCATTCCATTTCATTCCATTCCATAAAAATGGATTCCCTAATCTCCACATCACCAATTTTCCCATCAAATCATCGAATCACGGTCCATCGATCTTCTCGGTTGCCGTTCAATCTCTATTTTTGCGGTCTCAAACGAGAGGTTTTACAGTTATCTAGCCTCAAACATAAACTAGTCATCAGTTGTAATACATCAAATAAGAAATACAATATTGTATCTGCAGCTGCAACGAATAGCAACGGAAGTCCTCCTAATAAATTTGATTATGATTTGGTGATAATTGGAGCTGGTGTTGGTGGTCATGGTGCTGCATTGCATGCTGTTGAAAAGGTTGTAACGTCAAACTATAAGTAATTGCAGTAATTGTTatcaatttataatataattaGGTACATATAAATTTGACCTAAttttacatttattatataaatCTGTTTACCTCTTTATTTTCACCTTTTAAATTTGTACATACTGCTTATTGCATAATGATTTTGTTATTTTGTTGATTAAATAATGAATGTAACACCAGTGTAGCGTTATCTAGTTACATAAATGTAGAAATTGTTATGCGATTCTAAATATACGATCTCGAGTAATATTATCATGCCTCTTTATTGTTGTGATTGTCTTTTTGCTTGTCAATTTTGTTAAGTAAAGTTTATGTTATAATAGGGTCTAAAAACAGCCATTATTGAAGGTGATGTGATTGGGGGAACGTGCGTAAATAGAGGTTGTGTTCCTTCTAAAGCTCTTCTTGCTGTTAGTGGTCGCATGAGGGAACTTCAAAATGATCATCACATGAAGGCTTTAGGCATACAAGTGATATAACTCTCTCATTAGTCATTATACATAAATTTAAATTATTAGTCGTAAGCTAATATTTTTAAGAAATTTGTTTGTATGATGAACACATTTGAACTTATGTTTTGGCACTTTTCAAGTTTAATAGGTTTCAGGAGCCGGTTATGACAGACAGGCGGTAGCTGATCATGCAAGTAATCTTGCTACAAAAATTCGTAACAATTTGACAAATTCATTGACTGCACTTGGTGTGGACATATTAACCGGTTTTGGGTCGATACTGGTATGCCATTTTTGTTTTTGGATTCAACTGATGCATACCAAGCAATGATCATTTCTAATTAGCCATAGATAGCTTTAACATTATTATCGTTTCTCCTTTTAAATTCTCATATATTATTGTTTAAGAGATTGTATGTATCAGGGTCCTCAAAAGGTGAAATATGGACTGGATAACGTGATTACCGCAAAGGATATAATAATTGCTACTGGATCAGTCCCTTTCGTCCCTAAAGGCATTGAAGTTGACGGTATATAAATTTTTAAGATGATTTTATCTATTATAAGGTTGTATTGTTATTCCAATGATCTGCATCATTTATCATGTGaatttgcatttttttttttctATGGCTTTATAATTTCAAAATGCAATTAATCTTTTTGCAGGGAAGACTGTTGTTACTAGTGATCATGCTTTAAAACTGGAGTTTGTTCCTGATTGGATAGCCATTGTAGGGAGTGGTTATATTGGCCTTGAATTCAGTGATGTGTACACAGCACTGGGTAGTGAGGTGGGGCTTCCAGTCTGCAAGCTTCAGTATCagtaaattaagtaatgtaaaccTAAATTTAGATCTTGCATGTGTTTTTTTTTAGCAAGATCCATTACTTTACTAAATTTTATGTTGTCTGGATTTGAAGAACCAGTGTTTCACATTCATCTCCTTATAAGAAAATATGGTTGTTCAAATATATATGCAATAAAACCGTATTTTTATAGATGGAAAAATGGGCGGATCAGGGAAATTGCATAAAAAACAAGTATATGTGGGTGCATTAAAATAGGTCGGGTACTTTCAAGTTGACTCGTTTTTATTTTATCCGATCTTTGAGTTTTACTCATCTGATTCATTTAAGATATAATATTAAGCCCAAATCAACCTGTTCCCTAAGTGGGTCAAAATTGTCATATCGAACTATTATCTAACAATACATGCATTAAGGCATAGTTTATGTACATGCATCTAATGTTCCCTCAGAAGCTGAAATATTGCCTGGAAGAAGCCCATAAAGGTAAAATACTTTGTTTACAACCAAACGGTTGCTTGTTATAACTTCaaaaaatagtaataaaaattatCTCTGTGTCATTACTAAGCTTTTAATTCATATCCTAGTATAATAAGACTTGAGACTCAAGGATGCATTATACTTCGGTATCAtactatcatcatattattattcatGTAAGGCAGCATTATAGTGATTGACTGATTGTTTATCATTTCTGCTTGTCAATATTTTAATTTTCCCTGATATGTTGGGAACACAAAGTTTTCTGTTAGTCACCAAATGATGATGAATACATGTACAGGTCACATTTATTGAAGCTCTTGATCAACTTATGCCTGGATTTGATCCCGAGATTAGCAAGTTAGCTCAAAGGGTTCTTATAAATCCAAGAAAAATCGACTATCATACTGGAGTATTTGCTAGCAAGGTAATATATTCTATATTTATGTAGCTTACTTAAATTTGAAATTCGAGTAAGGTAAAGTCGCATCGGTTTTGTCTGACTATTTTAACAGATTACTCCAGCGAAGGATGGGAAGCCAGTTATGATTGAACTCATCAATGCTAAGACAAAAGAACTAAAAGAGATGCTAGAGGTAATACAATTGATATCGAATAGTATGACTGTTTAGGAAACATGCACGATACTCACAATTTAGTCTCAATAATAATTTGAGTATTTAGAGGACTATAAAAGGTTCTAAAAACTATTATGTACTAGCACTAAAATAGGCAAATACTCATCTTTCATATGTTTTTTTTGGCTACTTCTGTAGGTAGATGCAGCATTAATTGCCACTGGAAGAGCTCCATTTACAAAAGGTCTTGGGTTGGAAAATGTATGTTAATAAGAATTGAATTAGTAACAATGGAAAtaatatatcattatcattaaatgtATGATTCTGCTTGTATAATGGATTCAGATTGGTGTCGAGACTCAACGAGGTTTTGTTCCTGTTGATGAGCGTATGCGAGTAATTGATGCGAAAGGAAAAACGGTTGGTTGCAAGTGCCATTCTGAGTTTATATGCAAAAGTTATCTCATTGATTAATATCTAGTGatgaatttatattattaattaggtTCCTCACTTATATTGCATTGGTGATGCAAATGGCAAATTGATGCTTGCTCATGCTGCTAGTGCACAAGGAATTTCTGGTAAGTGATAGTACTTCTGGAGGTGGCAATTGTTGACTGATCTACCCTAAAATGAGTCAATTTAGGTTTTGTTTGACTTGAATGGGTCAAGGTGAAGGTATAAACTTAAAAGGAAACTTAAAAGGAAACGTTTCAAATGGGTTGAAAATTATCCGTAATATATAAAACCTCCATTATTATTGCTCATTTAATAAGATTAGACTATATTATGTAACGTCGCATTCTTAATCATCTTTAGCACATTAACTGTTCTAAAATCTTTAAAAATGGGAAACAAATTGTTTGTGGGTTGGCCCGACCTGAACCTACTCATTTTGACCCACGctagataattattatttatctTCATGACCCAACGCTCCTAACCAGTCCATTTTGCCACCTCTCTATAGTACCATCCTTATGTGGTTTACATTCAGTATACCAACTAATCCAAATATGTTAATATGAGTTGTTTGAAATAGTTGTGGAACAAGTCAGTGGAAAAGATCATGTTCTCAACCATTTAAGTGTCCCGGCAGCTTGCTTCACCCATCCTGAAATCAGCATGGTTGGATTGACAGAGGTAAAAATTGCAATCTTAGTTGTCCACTT of the Rutidosis leptorrhynchoides isolate AG116_Rl617_1_P2 chromosome 5, CSIRO_AGI_Rlap_v1, whole genome shotgun sequence genome contains:
- the LOC139846580 gene encoding dihydrolipoyl dehydrogenase 1, chloroplastic-like; protein product: MDSLISTSPIFPSNHRITVHRSSRLPFNLYFCGLKREVLQLSSLKHKLVISCNTSNKKYNIVSAAATNSNGSPPNKFDYDLVIIGAGVGGHGAALHAVEKGLKTAIIEGDVIGGTCVNRGCVPSKALLAVSGRMRELQNDHHMKALGIQVSGAGYDRQAVADHASNLATKIRNNLTNSLTALGVDILTGFGSILGPQKVKYGLDNVITAKDIIIATGSVPFVPKGIEVDGKTVVTSDHALKLEFVPDWIAIVGSGYIGLEFSDVYTALGSEVTFIEALDQLMPGFDPEISKLAQRVLINPRKIDYHTGVFASKITPAKDGKPVMIELINAKTKELKEMLEVDAALIATGRAPFTKGLGLENIGVETQRGFVPVDERMRVIDAKGKTVPHLYCIGDANGKLMLAHAASAQGISVVEQVSGKDHVLNHLSVPAACFTHPEISMVGLTEPQAKEKAKKKKFKISIAKTSFKANTKALAENEGEGVAKLIYRPDTGEILGVHILGLHAADLIHEASNAMALGIKIQDIKFAVHAHPTLSEVLDELFKSAQVNLDNRKPVAV